The nucleotide sequence GAACCGTCCTCAAGCGCCCGTCACCTCGCGCCACAGGGCATTGACGGCCCGCGCGCCCTCGATGTCGCGCAGGGTGACTCCGCCCGCGTCGTGGGTGAAATAGTTGACCCGCACCCTGCGGTAAAAGATGTGAAGGTCGGGATGGTGGTTTTGCGCCTCTGCGAGCGCTGCCACCCGCACGGCGAAATCCACTCCGGCCTGGTACGTGGCGAAGGGAAACTCGCGAAACAGCTTGCCGTCATCTCCCCACCAGCCCTCCGGTTTGAGGCTCTGAACGTCGCCGTCGGTGAGCTTGCGGCGGGGATCGTAGCCCATGCGAGGGTCGTACACTTCGGGACTCATGCCCGCATGCTACGGGAGGCTGCGTGCAGGGCAAGGGGAGCGGGACGCGGTGCAGGGGGAGGACGCTGCC is from Deinococcus sp. YIM 77859 and encodes:
- a CDS encoding 4a-hydroxytetrahydrobiopterin dehydratase; the encoded protein is MSPEVYDPRMGYDPRRKLTDGDVQSLKPEGWWGDDGKLFREFPFATYQAGVDFAVRVAALAEAQNHHPDLHIFYRRVRVNYFTHDAGGVTLRDIEGARAVNALWREVTGA